In a genomic window of Mycolicibacterium neoaurum VKM Ac-1815D:
- a CDS encoding MFS transporter yields the protein MTDTDSRSVARPPGPDASGTPLALAALLSGTLVGTVSNNVVNVPMAAILADFDAPLGSGVFVVVGFLLTFTATMPLVGWIGDRFGRRRVYCASMVGTAICAVGAATAPSLELLIVWRCLGGAAASALGPAVLGLLTWLFAGERRGKAVGLWASVNGIGQAIGPTMGGFIADGWGWRWVFVPLVPVALAGLIGTLLHIPRHPGTRMHFDTVGALALTFGAGLLILGVALIPAQGISVLVGAAVGTAVLVLVFFAWHCRRVPEPFVDVRLVAEARFMRSTLGAFAFMFSLGATLLAVPLYVVAGGYSGSVAGMVLLAIPVSMVVLGPVVGRYLDRLGARRVLRTGLSLLIVGQALLAAAVATDLIERSYGLPGFTAILVVIGIGTAFVQTPAATGATRSPAGAQGTGLGLFNLVRFGGSAMGAAWVAIALGLPTATGFALAFAVVAVVAVLGLLGSFVGTDPVAER from the coding sequence CCGTGAGCAACAACGTCGTCAATGTGCCGATGGCCGCGATCCTGGCAGACTTCGATGCGCCGCTCGGCAGCGGTGTTTTCGTCGTAGTCGGGTTTCTGCTCACCTTCACCGCGACGATGCCACTGGTCGGCTGGATCGGGGACCGATTCGGCCGGCGTCGCGTGTACTGCGCGTCGATGGTCGGCACGGCGATATGCGCCGTCGGTGCCGCGACGGCCCCATCCCTGGAGCTGCTGATCGTCTGGCGCTGTCTGGGTGGCGCGGCCGCCTCGGCCCTCGGCCCCGCCGTGCTCGGACTGCTGACCTGGCTGTTCGCCGGTGAACGGCGCGGGAAGGCGGTCGGGCTGTGGGCGTCGGTCAACGGAATCGGACAAGCGATAGGCCCCACGATGGGTGGGTTCATCGCCGACGGCTGGGGGTGGCGGTGGGTTTTCGTGCCGCTGGTGCCGGTGGCCCTCGCCGGGCTCATCGGGACGCTGTTGCACATCCCGCGGCACCCGGGTACCAGGATGCACTTCGACACGGTGGGTGCGCTGGCTCTCACATTCGGAGCGGGACTGCTGATCCTGGGCGTCGCCTTGATCCCGGCACAGGGGATCTCGGTGCTCGTCGGTGCGGCGGTGGGTACCGCCGTGCTGGTCCTGGTGTTCTTCGCCTGGCACTGCCGGCGAGTGCCAGAGCCGTTCGTCGACGTGCGGTTGGTGGCCGAGGCGCGATTCATGCGCAGCACCCTCGGCGCCTTCGCGTTCATGTTCAGTCTTGGCGCGACGCTGCTGGCAGTACCGCTGTATGTGGTTGCCGGCGGCTATTCGGGTTCGGTGGCGGGGATGGTCCTGCTGGCGATCCCGGTCTCGATGGTCGTTCTGGGGCCGGTGGTCGGGCGCTACCTGGACCGGCTCGGGGCACGCCGGGTGTTGCGCACCGGATTGAGCCTGCTGATCGTCGGGCAGGCGCTGCTGGCCGCGGCGGTGGCCACCGATCTGATCGAAAGATCCTATGGACTGCCGGGTTTCACGGCGATCCTGGTGGTGATCGGTATCGGCACGGCGTTCGTGCAGACGCCGGCGGCCACCGGCGCGACGCGTTCACCGGCCGGCGCGCAGGGCACCGGACTCGGCCTGTTCAACCTGGTGCGGTTCGGCGGGTCGGCGATGGGTGCGGCCTGGGTCGCCATCGCCCTCGGGCTACCGACCGCAACCGGTTTCGCGCTGGCATTCGCGGTGGTGGCGGTGGTGGCGGTGCTCGGGCTGCTGGGGTCTTTCGTGGGGACCGACCCGGTCGCAGAGCGGTAG
- a CDS encoding helix-turn-helix domain-containing protein, with the protein MTPAHTQGDRMTVAGMLDESLMSAARVVAGHDHLDRELHWVLPLSEVLSGHETLDGVAVYARPEALLGNTGALGALSARGATTLLVDGSIPTGFPASLPVGLVVVEMAFPVGFTALNRLLAERALNQEVHVMRYATHVHASLAGLFHRGAGLQMLVREVSNLARNPAIALDARGQIVAVNGLGAETATALNTVLLPRLTVDLPTAARLSAHHDTRIEHLDDPTGTSWTAISTAIRLGKAFEGWVAILVADPAPGGHDVARHIVVTEQATAIIGSEMLRQHSIDEAEERARGDFVQALVHGHFSSEHDMRTRAEYHDIDIDSHFGVFVAPGVVPHGVDNPAASMVRLARYAANVAPDPAVRSYVTVLGDVLVVVRTLRGPDGDARRQEMAHYAGAMSEELENRRGAAVAVSYSRPAPGAQAVSGSYREARIALGIARRLNMTGAVSYQDLRSFTVLADVAETEQSRALVTDVLGPLRATPDLRDFVTGYLANGGNVNATARALNVHRNTMLTKLDRVSRAIGLDIRLPDNQFTVWLAIRLDLLTEVHAAVDREASFR; encoded by the coding sequence ATGACACCAGCGCACACCCAGGGTGATCGCATGACGGTCGCCGGCATGCTCGACGAATCGTTGATGTCCGCCGCCCGCGTCGTGGCTGGGCACGATCATCTCGATCGCGAATTACACTGGGTACTACCGCTTTCTGAAGTCCTGTCCGGACACGAGACGCTCGACGGCGTCGCCGTCTACGCTCGCCCAGAGGCGTTGCTGGGCAATACCGGCGCGTTGGGTGCGCTGTCCGCACGGGGCGCCACCACGCTGCTGGTCGACGGATCCATACCGACAGGTTTTCCGGCGAGCCTGCCTGTCGGGCTGGTGGTCGTCGAGATGGCCTTCCCGGTGGGGTTCACCGCCCTGAACCGACTACTGGCCGAGCGCGCACTCAATCAGGAAGTGCATGTGATGCGTTATGCGACCCATGTGCACGCGTCTCTGGCCGGGCTTTTCCATCGCGGTGCCGGGCTGCAGATGCTGGTTCGCGAGGTGTCCAACCTGGCTCGCAACCCGGCGATCGCGTTGGACGCACGCGGGCAGATCGTGGCCGTCAACGGCCTCGGCGCCGAGACGGCCACCGCACTCAACACGGTGCTCCTACCGAGACTGACCGTCGACCTTCCCACCGCCGCACGGTTGTCCGCACATCACGACACGCGGATCGAGCACCTCGACGACCCCACCGGCACCTCCTGGACCGCCATCAGCACAGCGATCCGGCTCGGGAAGGCGTTCGAGGGGTGGGTTGCCATCCTGGTCGCCGATCCAGCACCGGGTGGTCACGATGTGGCGCGCCACATCGTCGTCACCGAGCAGGCGACTGCCATCATCGGCTCGGAGATGCTGCGTCAGCACAGTATCGACGAGGCCGAGGAACGCGCCCGTGGGGATTTCGTCCAGGCCCTGGTGCATGGACACTTCTCCAGCGAGCACGATATGCGCACGCGCGCCGAGTACCACGATATCGACATCGACTCACACTTCGGGGTTTTCGTCGCACCGGGCGTGGTGCCGCACGGGGTCGACAATCCGGCCGCAAGCATGGTCCGGCTGGCCCGCTACGCCGCCAACGTGGCACCTGATCCGGCCGTCCGTTCCTATGTGACCGTTCTCGGCGACGTCCTGGTGGTCGTGCGGACATTGCGCGGGCCGGATGGCGATGCCCGCCGCCAGGAGATGGCGCACTACGCCGGAGCGATGTCCGAGGAATTGGAGAACCGCCGGGGCGCCGCGGTCGCGGTGTCCTACAGCAGACCGGCACCGGGTGCCCAGGCGGTCTCGGGCAGTTATCGCGAGGCGCGCATCGCACTGGGCATAGCGCGCCGGCTCAACATGACCGGCGCCGTCTCCTATCAGGACCTGCGCAGTTTCACCGTGCTCGCCGACGTCGCCGAGACCGAGCAGAGCCGCGCGCTGGTCACCGACGTTCTCGGCCCGCTGCGCGCCACTCCGGATCTCCGGGATTTCGTGACCGGGTACCTCGCCAACGGGGGCAACGTCAACGCGACCGCCAGAGCACTCAACGTGCACCGCAACACGATGCTGACCAAACTGGACCGGGTATCTCGAGCGATCGGATTGGACATCCGGCTGCCGGACAATCAATTCACCGTGTGGCTGGCCATCCGGCTGGACCTGTTGACCGAGGTGCACGCCGCCGTGGACCGCGAGGCAAGCTTCCGCTGA
- a CDS encoding GlcG/HbpS family heme-binding protein — translation MHQVYRITLDDALPLLAAGRAKAEEIGVKQTLCICDDGGNVLALHRLPGARLTGVDISIAKAFTAAGHERATHLFNEPPNGPALPGNEAFGISQMLPGKFAVFVGGFPLVFEGQIVGGVGISGGNGAQDKAVGGAILAEFEALTAAVGSR, via the coding sequence ATGCATCAGGTTTACCGAATCACCCTCGACGACGCCCTGCCCCTGCTCGCCGCCGGCCGGGCCAAGGCTGAAGAGATCGGTGTCAAGCAGACGCTGTGCATCTGCGATGACGGCGGCAATGTTCTTGCGCTGCATCGGCTTCCGGGTGCGAGGTTGACCGGTGTGGACATCTCGATCGCCAAGGCCTTTACCGCAGCCGGGCACGAACGGGCCACGCACCTGTTCAACGAGCCGCCGAACGGCCCCGCCTTGCCCGGTAACGAGGCCTTCGGTATCAGTCAGATGCTGCCGGGCAAGTTCGCCGTCTTCGTCGGCGGCTTTCCGCTGGTGTTCGAAGGTCAGATCGTGGGCGGCGTCGGAATCAGCGGTGGCAACGGAGCCCAGGACAAAGCGGTCGGTGGCGCAATCCTTGCCGAGTTCGAGGCGCTGACTGCGGCCGTCGGGTCCCGCTGA
- a CDS encoding TenA family transcriptional regulator, translated as MTELLDRAAFRTELENAIKGREAKNASFSKAWADGQLKRHHFARWAENHFHYVGPFADYLANIYSNTPDEFTGAKDFTLQNMYEEELADIRHTDLLIKFGEACGTTKERIEDPNNMNAITRGLQSWCYAVSAREHFVVATAALVVGLESQVPSIYTKQIVPLREVYKFTEDEIEFFDLHITSDVVHGERGYQIVLDHADTPQLQQRCLQMVRWGAEMRFSYTKGLYDTYVAPELEPAAV; from the coding sequence ATGACCGAACTGTTGGATCGCGCCGCGTTCCGGACCGAACTGGAGAACGCCATCAAAGGGCGCGAGGCGAAGAACGCCTCGTTCTCCAAGGCCTGGGCCGATGGCCAGTTGAAGCGCCATCACTTTGCCCGCTGGGCCGAGAATCACTTTCACTATGTGGGGCCCTTTGCCGATTATCTGGCCAACATCTACTCCAACACTCCCGACGAGTTCACCGGCGCAAAAGATTTCACGCTGCAGAACATGTATGAGGAGGAACTGGCCGATATTCGGCACACCGACCTGCTGATCAAATTCGGCGAGGCATGCGGCACCACCAAGGAACGCATCGAAGACCCCAACAACATGAACGCGATCACGCGGGGTCTGCAGTCCTGGTGCTACGCGGTATCTGCGCGTGAGCACTTCGTGGTGGCCACCGCGGCGCTGGTGGTCGGTCTGGAGTCGCAGGTGCCCAGCATCTACACCAAGCAGATCGTGCCCCTGCGCGAGGTCTACAAGTTCACCGAGGACGAGATCGAGTTCTTCGATCTGCACATCACCTCCGACGTCGTGCACGGTGAGCGTGGTTACCAGATAGTGCTGGACCACGCCGACACCCCGCAGTTGCAGCAGCGTTGTCTCCAGATGGTGCGCTGGGGTGCCGAAATGCGCTTCTCGTACACCAAGGGTCTCTACGACACCTACGTCGCACCGGAACTGGAGCCGGCAGCGGTCTGA
- a CDS encoding Rieske (2Fe-2S) protein encodes MWTAVATMKDLGRRRKLRVEIDGLAVALFQADGGVYAFADLCVHQDRSLFKGTLLHGKVICPGHQWQFDLETGYEADQDLCQPTYPVRVDDDGTVYIDTMPTRHAEAGTGEGARA; translated from the coding sequence ATGTGGACAGCTGTGGCCACCATGAAAGACCTCGGCAGGCGACGCAAGCTGCGAGTCGAGATCGACGGCTTGGCCGTCGCCTTGTTCCAGGCCGACGGTGGGGTGTATGCCTTCGCCGATCTCTGTGTGCACCAGGATCGTTCGCTGTTCAAGGGCACACTGCTGCACGGCAAGGTGATCTGTCCCGGCCACCAGTGGCAGTTCGATCTGGAGACAGGCTACGAGGCCGACCAGGACCTCTGCCAACCCACCTACCCGGTGCGTGTCGACGACGACGGCACCGTCTACATCGACACGATGCCCACACGGCACGCCGAGGCGGGCACCGGAGAGGGAGCGAGGGCATGA
- a CDS encoding NAD(P)/FAD-dependent oxidoreductase produces the protein MTPRTIVTVGAGQAAAVAARNLRRHGFDGRILLIGDEPHPPYQRPPLSKEYLSGAETAESLWILPEKWRAANDVEVLTDTTVARVDPATRTVELAGRTPIVADAVLFATGGSPRRLTVPGPRPDLVHYLRSLDDATRLVPHLQPGCRLAIIGAGFIGLELAATAATAGVAVTVLETAPTPLAAALGADMGMLITALHRDNGVDVRTSASVTDLRTTGNSVLIGSGTAAEEFDIAVIGIGITPNVASAAASGLDVDDGIVVDDAGRTAIPHVYAAGDVARRYSARAGCHVRVEHFDNASRQGVAVAGAMLGRDAVNDDPHWFWSDQFGRNIQSLGTIRGTPVLRGDRDGLDFTAFYFDGPVLCGALSIERGEDISIARELLGRHVEPTALGDEDVDLWDLAYSDQENEEHTEVTA, from the coding sequence ATGACACCGCGCACCATCGTCACCGTCGGCGCCGGCCAGGCCGCCGCCGTCGCCGCGCGCAATCTGCGCCGGCACGGCTTCGACGGCCGGATCCTGCTGATCGGTGACGAACCGCATCCGCCGTATCAGCGACCGCCGCTGTCCAAGGAATACCTTTCCGGTGCCGAGACCGCGGAATCACTGTGGATTCTGCCCGAAAAGTGGCGCGCCGCCAATGATGTCGAGGTGCTCACCGATACCACCGTGGCACGTGTCGACCCGGCAACCCGCACCGTGGAACTCGCCGGTCGCACCCCGATCGTCGCCGACGCTGTCTTGTTCGCCACCGGCGGCAGTCCGCGGCGACTCACGGTGCCGGGGCCGCGTCCGGACCTCGTGCACTATCTGCGCAGCCTCGACGACGCCACCCGACTGGTGCCGCACCTGCAGCCCGGTTGTCGGCTGGCCATCATCGGTGCCGGTTTCATCGGACTGGAGCTCGCCGCCACGGCCGCGACGGCCGGTGTCGCGGTGACGGTGCTGGAGACCGCGCCGACACCGCTGGCCGCGGCGCTCGGTGCCGATATGGGCATGCTGATCACAGCGTTGCACCGCGACAACGGTGTCGACGTCCGCACCTCGGCATCGGTCACCGACCTACGTACCACCGGCAACTCCGTCCTGATCGGCAGCGGCACCGCAGCTGAGGAATTCGATATCGCGGTGATCGGCATCGGTATCACCCCCAACGTCGCCTCCGCGGCAGCCTCAGGCCTCGACGTCGATGACGGCATCGTCGTCGACGATGCGGGACGCACCGCGATACCCCACGTCTACGCTGCCGGTGATGTGGCGCGCCGCTACTCGGCACGGGCGGGTTGCCATGTCCGGGTCGAACACTTCGACAATGCCAGTCGGCAGGGCGTGGCGGTGGCCGGCGCGATGCTGGGGCGCGACGCCGTCAACGACGACCCGCACTGGTTCTGGTCGGACCAGTTCGGCCGGAACATCCAGAGCTTGGGCACCATCCGTGGCACCCCGGTACTGCGCGGCGACCGGGACGGCCTGGACTTCACCGCCTTCTACTTCGACGGTCCCGTTCTGTGCGGTGCGCTCAGTATCGAACGGGGCGAGGACATCTCGATAGCACGCGAACTGCTCGGCAGGCATGTCGAGCCCACGGCACTCGGTGACGAGGATGTGGACCTGTGGGACCTGGCCTACAGCGACCAGGAAAACGAAGAGCACACGGAGGTGACGGCATGA
- a CDS encoding aldehyde dehydrogenase family protein has product MIEGLNFIGGTWVPAQSGATFTRVNPADPTDVIGTFPASEPQDVARAVDGLVHAAPEWADTSPERRAAILEAAAAQLESRSAALIAELVREEGKTVAEATMEVGRTPSNLRFYAAEATRVGGVTLPTAGDALVYTLREPIGIVGAITPWNFPLNIPSRKLGPALAVGDPVLFKPSELTPLMGQRLVEALLAGGLPPGVIALVQGDGIAGAAVTTDPRIAAITFTGSTDVGRTIHAQIGPHRRVQLEMGGKNPVIVAADADPEHAAALIAKGAFGLSGQACTGTSRVIVTDANHDAVVDALVTRAEAIKVGPGAEPGIDMGALASAAQYAKFRSYLQAGIEDGATLRCGGGSVTPGGAPGGYFVRPAIFTGATPGMRIVDEEVFGPLVAVQRAADMDEAIELANATDFGLSAAIVTNDLSVAQRFARRSRTGLVKINQPTTGMAMNAPFGGYKASSAGTFKEQAGASMMEFYLNEKTVYLNPSTP; this is encoded by the coding sequence ATGATCGAGGGTCTGAACTTCATCGGCGGGACCTGGGTGCCCGCGCAATCCGGGGCAACGTTCACCAGGGTGAACCCGGCCGACCCGACCGATGTCATCGGTACATTCCCGGCATCGGAACCCCAGGATGTCGCGCGTGCCGTCGACGGCCTGGTTCACGCGGCGCCGGAGTGGGCTGACACGTCCCCGGAACGCCGAGCAGCAATCCTGGAAGCCGCAGCCGCACAGCTGGAATCGCGCAGTGCCGCGTTGATCGCCGAATTGGTGCGTGAGGAGGGCAAGACCGTCGCCGAGGCCACCATGGAGGTCGGCCGCACCCCGTCGAATCTGCGCTTCTATGCCGCCGAGGCGACCCGCGTTGGCGGAGTCACCCTGCCCACGGCCGGCGATGCCCTGGTCTACACACTGCGCGAACCGATCGGCATCGTCGGGGCCATCACCCCGTGGAACTTCCCGCTCAACATCCCTTCCCGCAAGCTCGGGCCGGCGCTGGCCGTCGGAGATCCGGTGCTGTTCAAGCCCTCCGAACTGACCCCGCTGATGGGGCAGCGACTGGTCGAAGCGTTGTTGGCCGGTGGCCTGCCGCCGGGCGTGATCGCATTGGTGCAGGGTGACGGTATCGCGGGAGCCGCCGTCACCACCGACCCACGAATCGCGGCGATCACGTTCACCGGGTCCACCGACGTCGGCCGAACCATCCACGCCCAGATCGGCCCGCACCGTCGGGTGCAGTTGGAGATGGGCGGCAAGAACCCGGTGATCGTCGCGGCGGACGCCGATCCCGAACACGCGGCGGCGCTGATCGCCAAAGGGGCCTTCGGACTGTCCGGCCAGGCGTGTACCGGTACCAGCAGGGTGATCGTCACGGACGCCAACCACGATGCGGTGGTCGATGCCCTGGTCACGCGGGCCGAGGCGATCAAGGTGGGTCCGGGTGCAGAACCCGGCATCGATATGGGCGCGCTGGCCAGCGCCGCCCAGTACGCGAAGTTCCGGTCTTATCTGCAGGCGGGCATCGAGGACGGTGCCACCCTGCGCTGCGGTGGTGGATCCGTCACTCCCGGTGGCGCACCGGGCGGGTACTTCGTCCGTCCCGCGATCTTCACCGGGGCCACGCCCGGGATGCGCATCGTCGACGAGGAGGTCTTCGGACCCTTGGTGGCCGTCCAACGCGCGGCAGACATGGACGAGGCGATCGAGCTGGCCAATGCCACCGACTTCGGGCTGTCGGCGGCCATCGTCACCAACGATCTGAGTGTGGCGCAGCGGTTCGCCCGCAGGTCGCGGACCGGTCTGGTGAAGATCAACCAGCCCACCACGGGGATGGCGATGAACGCGCCCTTCGGTGGCTACAAGGCCTCGTCGGCCGGCACCTTCAAGGAACAGGCCGGCGCATCGATGATGGAGTTCTACCTCAATGAGAAGACCGTCTACCTGAACCCCAGCACACCCTAG
- a CDS encoding Rieske (2Fe-2S) protein, translating into MTEQMQHATTEFVRIARSGQVPEGIVRRFYAGEHEFAVARLNGKAYATSNYCTHLDCLLSSGKLRDDGIGCSCHGSAFDLETGEPISPPATEPIKTYPCQERDGEIFVGVTPGDTPAGPTRRARRSV; encoded by the coding sequence ATGACAGAACAGATGCAGCACGCCACAACGGAATTCGTCCGGATTGCCCGATCGGGTCAGGTGCCCGAAGGCATCGTCAGACGGTTCTACGCCGGAGAACACGAGTTCGCGGTGGCCAGACTCAACGGCAAGGCCTATGCCACGTCCAACTACTGTACGCACCTGGACTGCCTGCTGTCTTCTGGCAAACTTCGTGACGACGGTATCGGATGCTCCTGTCACGGAAGCGCATTCGATCTGGAGACCGGTGAACCGATCAGTCCACCGGCAACCGAGCCGATCAAGACCTATCCCTGCCAGGAGCGCGACGGCGAGATCTTCGTCGGGGTGACGCCGGGTGATACGCCCGCAGGCCCGACCCGCCGCGCGCGCCGGAGCGTCTGA
- a CDS encoding gamma-glutamyltransferase family protein: MSDAARPPALSGAGMVSSSHPAVSLAGARVLADGGNAVDATLAMASMCWLTLPGQCGIGGDAFAVVREPDGRVWTVNGSGFGPDGGTPDFYAEQGFSSIPLDGPLAVAVPGAPAALAVLHRNGATRELPALWAQAARIAEKGVPCSARTAGDVGTALTAIGDDAGLSAVYTSGGGAARVGHRLVQPDLAATIRLLAHDPAGFYRGSFGERAISALRAGGAPFSGDEWAAGAALDIEPALTGRYAGATVHQTPLPTPGWMVLHQAALCDGVVGFQRWLSSAAIDRLARAARLSFADRLELCGSDNAGAAYVLGQERVAMQRRDLDDRIEVRGPISVGAGDTTSTVAVDADGRAVSFIHSLAFTFGAKFTVPGTGVVLNNRLARGAYLLPGHPNEVAPRRKPLHTLNAWIVTDDRGGLLHVGNTPGGDGQVQWNMQLLSHILDHGLDPAEAVAAPRFTVFPGSDADVIGAADELRIEDSVPVTVREELAQWGHRVTVQPRRGAGGSAQLISLDDRGILSGAADPRQEGVALGVD, translated from the coding sequence ATGTCCGATGCGGCTCGCCCGCCTGCCCTGTCCGGAGCGGGCATGGTCAGCTCCAGCCATCCCGCGGTCAGCCTGGCCGGGGCGCGGGTACTGGCCGACGGGGGCAATGCCGTCGATGCGACGCTGGCGATGGCATCGATGTGCTGGCTGACCCTACCTGGACAATGCGGTATCGGTGGTGATGCGTTCGCCGTGGTTCGTGAACCCGACGGCCGGGTGTGGACGGTCAACGGGTCGGGATTCGGACCGGACGGGGGCACTCCGGACTTCTATGCCGAACAAGGCTTTTCGTCCATCCCGCTGGACGGACCGCTGGCGGTGGCGGTGCCGGGTGCACCGGCGGCACTGGCGGTGTTACATCGCAACGGCGCCACGCGCGAGCTTCCCGCGCTGTGGGCGCAGGCGGCGCGAATCGCAGAGAAGGGAGTGCCGTGCTCGGCGCGCACCGCCGGTGATGTCGGCACCGCACTGACGGCCATCGGTGATGACGCGGGTCTGTCCGCGGTCTACACGAGCGGCGGAGGTGCGGCGCGTGTCGGGCATCGACTCGTTCAGCCGGATCTGGCCGCGACCATCCGCTTGCTGGCACACGACCCAGCGGGCTTCTATCGCGGTTCGTTCGGCGAACGCGCGATCTCCGCGTTGCGGGCGGGCGGCGCGCCGTTCAGCGGTGACGAATGGGCCGCCGGTGCCGCATTGGATATCGAACCGGCGCTCACCGGCCGCTACGCAGGTGCCACGGTGCACCAGACGCCGCTTCCCACGCCCGGCTGGATGGTGCTGCACCAGGCGGCGCTGTGTGACGGTGTGGTCGGATTCCAGCGCTGGCTCAGTAGCGCGGCCATCGACCGGTTGGCCCGCGCCGCGAGACTGTCCTTCGCCGACCGGCTCGAGTTGTGCGGCAGCGACAACGCCGGCGCCGCTTATGTGCTGGGGCAGGAGCGGGTCGCGATGCAACGCCGCGACCTCGATGATCGCATCGAGGTTCGCGGCCCGATCTCGGTCGGTGCGGGTGATACCACCTCGACGGTGGCCGTGGACGCCGACGGTAGGGCCGTCAGTTTCATCCACTCCCTGGCCTTCACCTTCGGTGCGAAGTTCACGGTGCCGGGCACGGGTGTGGTCCTCAACAACCGTCTCGCCCGCGGCGCCTATCTCCTACCGGGCCATCCCAACGAGGTCGCCCCACGCCGTAAACCCCTGCACACCCTCAACGCCTGGATCGTGACCGACGATCGCGGGGGGCTGCTGCACGTCGGAAACACCCCGGGCGGGGATGGTCAGGTGCAGTGGAACATGCAGCTGCTCTCGCACATTCTCGATCACGGGCTCGATCCCGCCGAGGCGGTCGCCGCACCTCGGTTCACCGTGTTCCCCGGTTCGGACGCCGACGTCATCGGCGCGGCCGACGAACTGCGCATCGAGGATTCGGTGCCGGTCACTGTTCGGGAGGAACTCGCGCAATGGGGACACCGGGTCACCGTCCAACCGCGAAGGGGTGCCGGCGGCAGCGCCCAATTGATCTCGCTGGATGACCGCGGCATCCTCAGCGGCGCGGCCGACCCCCGGCAGGAAGGTGTGGCGCTCGGTGTCGACTGA
- a CDS encoding RidA family protein, producing MSTDRCAPPPQGDYAPAVLHAGIVHTAGMTPRRNGVLDVVGTVGADVDVETAYRAAGLAARNAVAAVRSVQPGGTGDVRCLQMTVYVACTADFTSLTAVADGATAALTEVLGPGNIPARSAIGVASLPSGAPVEVQLVAAVG from the coding sequence GTGTCGACTGACCGCTGTGCGCCACCCCCGCAGGGCGACTATGCGCCGGCGGTACTGCACGCCGGCATCGTGCACACCGCTGGGATGACGCCACGCCGCAATGGCGTGCTTGACGTGGTAGGTACGGTCGGTGCCGACGTCGACGTCGAAACCGCCTACCGAGCCGCCGGGTTGGCTGCGCGTAATGCGGTGGCCGCGGTGCGGTCGGTGCAGCCGGGCGGTACCGGCGACGTTCGCTGTCTGCAGATGACGGTATACGTGGCATGCACCGCCGACTTCACGTCGTTGACCGCGGTGGCCGACGGCGCCACGGCAGCACTCACCGAGGTTCTCGGTCCGGGAAACATTCCGGCCCGCAGTGCGATTGGAGTGGCGTCGTTACCGTCGGGCGCTCCGGTCGAAGTGCAACTCGTCGCCGCGGTGGGCTAG